From one Acidobacteriota bacterium genomic stretch:
- the ccoS gene encoding cbb3-type cytochrome oxidase assembly protein CcoS, which produces MTILIYLIPVALALGGLGLGAFLWAAGSGQFDDPLGAAHRILRDEDDRPL; this is translated from the coding sequence ATGACCATCCTGATCTATCTCATTCCGGTTGCGCTCGCCTTGGGAGGGCTGGGGCTCGGCGCATTTCTCTGGGCGGCGGGGAGTGGCCAATTCGACGATCCGTTGGGCGCCGCGCATCGCATCCTGCGGGACGAAGACGACCGCCCCCTTTAG
- a CDS encoding glucan biosynthesis protein G, whose translation MADGQAKLDEAEGFGLDDVRASAQLLASKQFVPPAGLAKSAADLNYDQYRRIETKQSSTIWPDSIEGFKALLDPRGYLFATEVKFNVIENGVVVAHPYKARDFNFHDLPLKDDVKTSLGFAGFRVLNVLNKAGKYDELVSFKGASFFRALGAGTVYGASARGLSIGTASAEGEQFPFFTEFWLETPTPASPAITVYALMDGDSVTGAFRFDITPGPETGIKVNATFYPRKTIAGVGISPITSMYFFSPHDLKKQADDFRPAVHDSEGLLIWLANGEWVWRPLINPQSLQISVLSTTMPRGFGLIQRKRNLDDYADVEADYHHRPNVWIEPRSDWGAGNLSLVEIPTVNEYNDNVVVFWKPSEAWQQGKSYNISYDMRWSLLAPAMPAVVKVHETRTGKTPDKKRQMFVIDYEPADESLLTDIEAKISTSSGTILHPTIKRQPETGKTRLTFELSPANAEVAELRALLTKGGKPVSETWLYRWRPE comes from the coding sequence TTGGCGGATGGCCAGGCCAAACTGGATGAAGCCGAGGGTTTCGGCCTGGACGATGTCCGCGCGTCCGCGCAGCTGCTTGCCAGCAAACAATTCGTTCCACCGGCAGGCCTGGCGAAGAGCGCAGCTGACCTCAATTACGACCAGTATCGGCGCATCGAGACCAAGCAATCCTCGACGATCTGGCCGGACAGTATCGAAGGGTTCAAGGCGCTACTTGATCCACGCGGGTACCTGTTTGCGACAGAAGTAAAATTCAACGTCATCGAAAATGGCGTTGTGGTTGCGCACCCGTACAAGGCGCGTGATTTCAATTTCCACGACCTGCCGCTCAAGGACGATGTGAAGACATCGCTGGGGTTTGCCGGCTTCCGCGTGCTGAACGTCCTCAACAAGGCCGGCAAGTATGACGAGTTGGTCAGCTTCAAGGGAGCAAGCTTTTTTCGTGCCCTAGGTGCCGGCACAGTTTACGGCGCTTCCGCACGCGGTCTTTCCATCGGAACCGCTTCGGCGGAGGGCGAGCAATTTCCGTTCTTCACGGAATTCTGGCTGGAGACGCCGACACCAGCGTCGCCGGCAATAACCGTATATGCGTTGATGGACGGTGACAGCGTCACCGGTGCGTTCCGGTTCGACATCACGCCGGGCCCTGAAACAGGAATCAAGGTCAACGCAACCTTCTATCCGCGCAAGACAATTGCAGGTGTCGGCATTTCGCCGATCACATCGATGTATTTCTTCTCGCCTCACGACCTCAAAAAGCAGGCAGACGATTTTCGACCTGCCGTGCATGACTCCGAAGGCCTGCTGATCTGGCTTGCGAACGGGGAGTGGGTCTGGCGTCCGCTGATCAATCCGCAATCGCTTCAGATTTCCGTACTGTCCACCACAATGCCGCGCGGTTTTGGATTGATCCAGCGCAAGCGCAATCTGGACGACTATGCCGATGTCGAGGCCGACTACCATCACAGGCCGAACGTATGGATCGAGCCGCGGTCGGACTGGGGCGCAGGAAATCTCTCTCTGGTCGAGATCCCGACCGTGAACGAATACAACGACAATGTAGTCGTGTTCTGGAAGCCTTCCGAAGCCTGGCAGCAGGGCAAGTCATACAACATTTCCTACGACATGCGATGGAGCCTGCTGGCGCCAGCGATGCCGGCGGTCGTGAAGGTTCACGAGACGCGCACCGGCAAGACTCCTGACAAGAAACGCCAGATGTTCGTGATCGACTACGAACCTGCAGACGAAAGCCTCCTGACCGATATTGAAGCGAAGATTTCAACGTCGTCCGGGACAATCCTTCATCCGACGATCAAGAGACAACCCGAGACCGGGAAAACCCGGCTCACGTTCGAGCTCAGCCCTGCGAATGCAGAAGTAGCGGAGCTCAGGGCATTGCTGACCAAGGGGGGGAAACCCGTATCTGAAACATGGCTCTACCGCTGGAGGCCAGAATGA